A stretch of the Archangium violaceum genome encodes the following:
- a CDS encoding pirin family protein, protein MRTTTRRRFLIDSMLATVAVAAGCRSGTEPASQAPAYIPTSDRNVVRTLPGIPTTDGAGVRLTRVIGQPTLRNLDPFLMLDRFHSDDPNAYIAGFPSHPHRGFETVTVMLDGYMRHRDSRGNSGLIRGGGSQWMTAGRGIIHSEMPEQEAGLMSGFQLWINLPAKEKMCPAYYQDLGPEQLAEAKLSSAGSRMRVIAGRPNDLAGPVRERPTQPTLLTLTLEDDQPFELELPDAHTAFAFVYTGEVDFGPEAKRKTVRAGNLALLGSGKRLRLRATNQRSAVLVAAAKPIGEPIVQHGPFVMNTEAEIHRAIQDYRNGVLDKA, encoded by the coding sequence ATGAGAACGACGACGCGTCGGCGGTTCCTCATCGACTCGATGCTGGCGACGGTGGCCGTGGCGGCGGGATGCCGCTCCGGAACCGAGCCCGCCTCGCAGGCTCCCGCGTACATCCCCACGTCCGACCGGAACGTGGTGCGGACGCTGCCTGGCATTCCGACGACGGACGGCGCGGGTGTGCGGCTGACGCGCGTCATCGGTCAGCCCACGCTGCGCAACCTCGATCCGTTCCTGATGCTCGATCGCTTCCACTCGGACGATCCGAACGCGTACATCGCCGGCTTCCCCTCCCATCCCCACCGCGGCTTCGAGACGGTGACGGTGATGCTCGACGGCTACATGCGGCATCGTGACAGCCGGGGGAACTCGGGGCTCATCCGGGGTGGCGGCTCGCAGTGGATGACGGCGGGACGCGGCATCATCCACTCCGAGATGCCGGAGCAGGAAGCGGGGCTGATGTCTGGCTTCCAGCTGTGGATCAACCTGCCCGCGAAGGAAAAGATGTGCCCCGCGTACTACCAGGACCTCGGGCCGGAGCAGCTCGCCGAGGCGAAGCTCTCATCGGCGGGGAGCAGGATGCGGGTCATCGCTGGCAGGCCGAACGATCTCGCGGGTCCCGTGCGCGAGCGCCCGACGCAACCCACGCTCCTGACCCTGACGCTGGAGGATGACCAGCCCTTCGAGCTCGAGCTACCGGACGCGCACACCGCCTTCGCGTTCGTCTACACGGGAGAGGTCGACTTCGGTCCGGAGGCGAAGAGGAAGACGGTGCGCGCGGGGAACCTTGCCCTCCTCGGCTCCGGCAAGCGGCTCCGCCTTCGCGCGACGAACCAGCGGAGCGCGGTGCTCGTCGCCGCGGCGAAGCCGATCGGGGAGCCCATCGTCCAGCATGGCCCGTTCGTGATGAACACCGAGGCGGAAATCCATCGGGCCATCCAGGACTATCGCAACGGCGTGCTGGACAAGGCGTGA
- a CDS encoding TIGR02265 family protein produces the protein MQMDWVRAMEHLMELATSQDTARGMFLNRTLETVRSLGDEAALRSCQAVLGQQRLLDFVNYPVTLLIQLTLTAVRELSARHGGAEQVLRLLGQRAAVGLMSSTVGTAMHTRTGSDDEHISSSIQAIYKVTSNYGERSVDWLGPKRGILIMRRSFLPMPYHEGAMLEVLTRLGAQLPRVEGRVLGPLDSEYDFSWS, from the coding sequence ATGCAGATGGATTGGGTGCGGGCGATGGAGCACCTGATGGAGTTGGCGACTTCCCAGGACACCGCGCGCGGGATGTTCCTCAACCGGACCCTGGAGACGGTCCGCTCGCTCGGGGACGAGGCGGCCCTGAGGAGCTGTCAGGCGGTGCTCGGCCAGCAACGGCTCCTGGACTTCGTGAACTACCCCGTCACCCTGCTCATCCAGCTGACCCTCACCGCGGTGCGGGAGCTGAGTGCCCGGCATGGAGGCGCGGAGCAGGTGCTGCGCCTCCTGGGGCAGAGGGCCGCGGTGGGCCTCATGTCCTCCACGGTGGGCACCGCGATGCACACGCGGACGGGCAGCGACGACGAGCACATCTCCTCCAGCATCCAGGCCATCTACAAGGTGACGTCCAATTACGGCGAGCGCTCGGTGGATTGGCTGGGTCCCAAGCGCGGCATCCTCATCATGCGGCGCAGCTTCCTGCCGATGCCGTACCACGAGGGCGCCATGCTGGAGGTCCTCACGCGGCTGGGCGCTCAGCTTCCGCGGGTCGAGGGCCGGGTGCTGGGGCCGCTCGACAGCGAATACGACTTCTCCTGGTCGTGA
- the pheA gene encoding prephenate dehydratase, with amino-acid sequence MKTIAYLGPPGTFSEEAALSWGGPEDQLLPLASIPAVVTAVETGAATFGVLPLENSLEGSVTTTLDLLIRETSLRISSELVLPVRHMLATRPGLQLHQVQVLHAHPQALGQSRRFVERCLPGAATVAALSNSAALTDALSDSRPAAAITTRRAIELQSATTLAHDIQDHPNNQTRFILLGSEDAAPTGQDRTSLCFAMPENRAGSLLDALQVLAQARINLTRLESRPAKEMLGDYIFLADIEGHRLEPHVAAALQRLQGQTSFFKVFGSYPRYRPSTPEAPARLSSPP; translated from the coding sequence ATGAAGACGATTGCCTATCTCGGTCCCCCCGGCACATTCAGCGAGGAAGCCGCGCTCTCCTGGGGCGGCCCCGAGGATCAGCTCCTCCCGCTCGCCAGCATCCCGGCCGTCGTCACGGCCGTGGAGACCGGCGCCGCGACTTTCGGTGTCCTCCCGCTCGAGAACTCGCTGGAGGGCTCCGTCACCACCACGCTCGATCTGCTCATCCGGGAGACCTCCCTTCGGATCAGCAGTGAGCTCGTCCTGCCCGTGCGCCACATGCTCGCGACACGCCCGGGGCTGCAGCTCCACCAGGTGCAGGTGCTCCATGCCCACCCCCAGGCGCTCGGCCAGAGCCGCCGTTTCGTCGAACGCTGCCTGCCCGGCGCCGCCACCGTCGCGGCCCTCAGCAACTCCGCCGCCCTCACGGATGCGCTGAGCGACTCACGCCCCGCCGCCGCCATCACGACCCGCCGCGCCATCGAGCTCCAGTCCGCTACCACCCTCGCCCACGACATCCAGGACCATCCCAACAACCAGACACGGTTCATCCTGCTCGGCTCCGAGGACGCGGCGCCCACCGGCCAGGACCGCACCTCACTGTGCTTCGCCATGCCCGAGAACCGGGCGGGCTCCCTGCTCGACGCCCTGCAGGTACTCGCCCAGGCCCGCATCAACCTGACCCGGCTCGAGTCCCGTCCGGCCAAGGAGATGCTGGGCGACTACATCTTCCTGGCCGACATCGAGGGTCATCGCCTGGAGCCGCACGTGGCCGCCGCCCTCCAGCGGCTGCAGGGGCAGACCTCCTTCTTCAAGGTTTTTGGCTCCTACCCACGCTACCGCCCGTCCACACCGGAAGCGCCGGCTCGACTATCATCCCCCCCATGA
- a CDS encoding glycerophosphodiester phosphodiesterase: MHPSTPRRHPLRSSLRLSAVLPFAAACALALTGCPDDGGGNPPPAATRALVVGHRGASALRPEHTLEAYRKAVEDGADIIEPDLVSTKDGHLVARHENEISGTTNVASVEEFAGRKTTKTIDGVQLTGWFTEDFTLEELKRLRARERIPQFRPANTQYNDQFEVPTLAEVIALAKELSAETGRTIHLYPETKHPTYFQEIGLAMEDRLIAELKKDEFTASTATVYIQSFEVANLKEMHAKIGTSQPNWKLVQLMDEGTAKPYDFVKAGDPRTYSDLMTEAGMKEIATYANGVGPYKLSIINVDDAGNFQQPSALVRNAHAAKLVVFPYTFRPENNFLPAPLKATGEASTRSESGAIKEIHAYLAAGIDGFFTDDPAVGRQAVDTYKP; this comes from the coding sequence TTGCACCCATCCACCCCGCGTCGCCATCCGCTTCGCTCCTCGCTTCGTCTGTCCGCCGTGCTGCCGTTCGCGGCGGCGTGCGCCCTCGCACTGACCGGCTGCCCGGACGATGGTGGCGGCAATCCCCCGCCCGCCGCCACCAGGGCGCTCGTGGTCGGTCATCGTGGCGCCAGCGCGCTGCGGCCGGAGCACACGCTGGAGGCCTACCGCAAGGCGGTCGAGGACGGTGCGGACATCATCGAGCCGGATCTCGTGTCCACGAAGGACGGTCATCTCGTGGCCCGTCATGAGAACGAGATCTCCGGCACCACGAACGTGGCGTCGGTGGAGGAGTTCGCGGGCCGCAAGACCACGAAGACGATTGACGGCGTGCAGCTCACCGGCTGGTTCACCGAGGACTTCACGCTGGAGGAGCTCAAGAGGCTGCGCGCGCGTGAGCGGATTCCGCAGTTCCGCCCGGCCAATACGCAGTACAACGATCAGTTCGAGGTCCCCACGCTCGCCGAGGTGATCGCCCTGGCCAAGGAGCTGTCGGCCGAGACCGGGCGCACCATCCACCTGTACCCGGAGACCAAGCACCCCACCTACTTCCAGGAGATTGGCCTCGCGATGGAGGACCGGCTGATCGCCGAGCTGAAGAAGGACGAGTTCACCGCGAGCACCGCCACGGTCTACATCCAGTCCTTCGAGGTGGCGAACCTGAAGGAGATGCACGCGAAGATCGGAACCTCGCAGCCGAACTGGAAGCTGGTGCAGTTGATGGATGAAGGGACCGCGAAGCCCTATGACTTCGTCAAGGCGGGCGACCCGCGCACCTACAGCGACCTGATGACCGAGGCGGGCATGAAGGAGATCGCCACCTATGCCAACGGCGTCGGGCCCTACAAGCTGAGCATCATCAACGTGGACGACGCGGGCAACTTCCAGCAGCCGAGCGCTCTGGTGCGCAACGCCCACGCGGCGAAGCTGGTGGTGTTCCCGTACACCTTCCGCCCGGAGAACAACTTCCTGCCCGCCCCGCTCAAGGCAACGGGAGAGGCCAGCACGCGCAGCGAGTCCGGAGCGATCAAGGAGATCCACGCGTACCTCGCGGCCGGCATCGATGGGTTCTTCACCGACGACCCCGCC